Proteins from a genomic interval of Terriglobia bacterium:
- the lptF gene encoding LPS export ABC transporter permease LptF has translation MRILTRYILSEVLSHALIGVAIFTFVIFLRDLERILELVVRNSAPLPSVAEIFFLTMPGALTVTIPMAVLVGILIGLSRLAADSEVTAMRASGIGPGTFVRILAIFVTIAWLLALANNVFIAPRSASALARLQNRLKSSQVSFEIQPRVFYEDFKNLVLYVQDVSSAEGAALWKGVFVADISNPSAPMITVAQKGVAVSEGPDKLRLHLENASRHETDPRRPRENDIYTFRETEIFLPLPAPQNPPSSVTPAAEMSTSELLQRMRDNGPKSRASAIEFHRRLALPTACIVLALVGIPLGLSAKKGGKSTGFVLTIGLVFLYYFLSLAGMSMARQGKIAAGPGLWLGNIVFLFGGLFLLWRSERMPIDIFSLRHFWAELAARFKARVPAVRGEGGAFERAANRKRVFSAHFPLIIDDYILRDFFVYLGMILSTFLMLLLVFTFFELLGDIVRNRVPLVMVGQYLVNVTPYFIYNTTHISVLLAVLVTFGLMQKANEITAMKATGISIYRVILPVMVIAAILATGLFFFEQLYLPHANKRQDALRNQIKGKPAQTYLRPDRKWIFGQRSDIYYYEFFDAESNRFGSISIFEFDPKTFELNKRIYATRAHWSDTLQKWIFEQGWERSFRGSAIEAYRPFDVETFAELREPPGYFKKEVKQSSEMNYEELKNYIHDLQQSGFDVVRLRVQLQKKFAFPIITFVMAMLAVPFALTAGRRGALAGVATAVGIAVVYFIVSGLFEAMGNTNQLPPALAAWSPDLLFALAGGYMILKVPT, from the coding sequence ATGAGAATCCTGACCCGCTACATCCTGAGCGAGGTGCTCTCGCACGCCCTGATCGGCGTGGCGATCTTCACCTTCGTGATTTTCCTGCGGGACCTGGAGCGCATCCTGGAACTGGTGGTGCGCAACAGCGCGCCGCTGCCCAGCGTGGCCGAGATCTTCTTTCTGACCATGCCCGGCGCGCTCACCGTCACCATTCCCATGGCGGTGCTGGTGGGAATCCTGATCGGGCTGAGCCGGCTGGCGGCCGACAGCGAGGTCACCGCCATGCGCGCCAGCGGCATCGGGCCGGGTACCTTCGTCCGCATCCTCGCCATTTTCGTGACCATCGCCTGGCTGCTGGCCCTGGCCAACAACGTCTTCATCGCGCCGCGCTCCGCGTCGGCTCTGGCGCGCCTGCAGAACCGGCTGAAGAGCAGCCAGGTATCGTTCGAGATCCAGCCCCGCGTCTTCTACGAAGACTTCAAGAACCTGGTGCTCTATGTCCAGGACGTCAGCAGCGCCGAGGGCGCCGCGCTGTGGAAGGGCGTATTCGTCGCCGACATCAGCAATCCTTCCGCGCCCATGATCACCGTAGCGCAAAAGGGCGTCGCCGTCAGTGAAGGCCCGGACAAGCTCCGGTTGCACCTCGAGAACGCATCGCGGCATGAAACCGACCCGCGGCGCCCGCGGGAGAATGACATTTACACCTTCCGGGAGACCGAAATTTTTCTCCCGCTTCCGGCGCCCCAGAATCCGCCCAGCAGCGTTACCCCGGCGGCCGAGATGAGCACTTCGGAACTGCTGCAGCGCATGCGCGATAACGGGCCGAAGAGCCGGGCGTCCGCCATCGAGTTCCACCGCCGCCTGGCGCTTCCCACCGCCTGCATCGTGCTGGCGCTGGTGGGAATTCCCCTCGGCCTTTCGGCGAAGAAGGGCGGCAAGAGCACCGGTTTCGTGCTCACCATCGGCCTGGTGTTCCTCTATTACTTCCTCTCGCTGGCGGGAATGTCGATGGCGCGCCAGGGCAAGATTGCCGCCGGGCCGGGCTTGTGGCTGGGCAACATCGTGTTCCTCTTCGGCGGACTCTTCCTGCTGTGGCGCTCGGAGCGGATGCCGATCGATATTTTCTCCCTGCGCCATTTCTGGGCGGAACTGGCAGCCAGGTTCAAGGCGCGCGTGCCGGCGGTCCGGGGCGAAGGCGGGGCGTTTGAACGCGCTGCCAATCGCAAGCGCGTGTTCAGCGCGCATTTTCCGCTGATCATTGACGACTACATCCTGCGCGATTTCTTCGTCTACCTGGGCATGATCCTGAGCACCTTCCTCATGCTGCTGCTGGTCTTCACCTTTTTCGAGCTGCTGGGCGACATCGTGCGCAATCGCGTGCCGCTGGTCATGGTCGGTCAGTACCTGGTCAACGTGACGCCGTACTTCATCTACAACACCACCCACATCAGCGTGCTGCTGGCGGTGCTGGTGACCTTCGGCCTGATGCAGAAGGCGAACGAGATCACCGCCATGAAGGCCACCGGCATCAGCATCTACCGCGTGATCCTGCCGGTGATGGTGATTGCCGCCATTCTCGCCACCGGACTCTTCTTCTTCGAGCAGCTCTACCTGCCGCATGCCAACAAACGGCAGGACGCGCTGCGTAACCAGATCAAGGGCAAGCCGGCGCAAACCTATCTGCGTCCCGACCGCAAGTGGATCTTCGGCCAGCGCTCCGACATTTATTACTACGAGTTCTTCGACGCCGAGAGCAATCGCTTCGGCAGCATTTCCATTTTCGAATTCGATCCCAAGACTTTCGAGTTGAACAAGCGTATTTATGCCACGCGCGCGCACTGGTCCGACACGCTCCAGAAGTGGATCTTCGAACAGGGCTGGGAGCGCTCGTTCCGCGGTTCGGCGATCGAGGCTTACCGCCCCTTCGATGTCGAGACCTTTGCCGAACTGCGCGAGCCGCCCGGCTACTTCAAGAAGGAAGTGAAGCAGTCGTCGGAGATGAATTACGAGGAGCTGAAGAACTACATCCACGACCTGCAGCAGAGCGGATTCGATGTGGTTCGGCTGCGGGTGCAGTTGCAGAAGAAGTTCGCGTTCCCCATCATCACCTTCGTCATGGCGATGCTGGCGGTGCCGTTTGCGCTTACGGCCGGACGCCGCGGCGCGCTGGCCGGTGTGGCCACCGCGGTGGGCATTGCGGTGGTTTACTTCATCGTCTCCGGCCTGTTCGAAGCCATGGGCAATACCAACCAGCTTCCCCCGGCCCTGGCCGCCTGGTCTCCCGACCTGCTGTTTGCGCTCGCCGGGGGTTACATGATCCTAAAAGTGCCGACGTAG
- a CDS encoding zf-HC2 domain-containing protein: protein MNCEAWQSKLDAYADAELPPDTMRSMAEHLSGCPACTAEIVQIMQLKRVTATAGKRYTPAPELRARVLRQIAAKPARGGWQWALGLALAAVVVIGLGLAIVLPSRTAARDQLIAGVVDSHITALASASPVDVVSSDRHTVKPWFAGKLPFTFDLPELTGTPFTLAGGRMVYLDSEPGAHLIYDVRKHHLSVFVLQDRGDFARLLPSSAKAWRSRAFNVETWNRAGLQFFVVSDAAPEDVSALAELLKRAN, encoded by the coding sequence ATGAACTGCGAAGCCTGGCAATCAAAACTCGATGCGTATGCCGACGCGGAGCTTCCCCCGGACACGATGCGCTCCATGGCTGAGCATCTGTCCGGATGTCCGGCGTGCACGGCGGAGATTGTGCAGATCATGCAACTGAAGCGCGTCACGGCGACGGCGGGGAAGCGGTACACCCCGGCGCCGGAATTGCGCGCGCGCGTGCTCCGGCAGATTGCGGCCAAGCCGGCGCGCGGCGGATGGCAATGGGCGCTGGGCCTCGCGCTGGCGGCTGTGGTGGTGATTGGCCTCGGGTTGGCGATCGTGCTGCCGTCACGGACGGCGGCGCGCGACCAGTTGATCGCGGGCGTGGTGGATAGCCACATCACCGCTCTGGCCAGTGCCTCGCCGGTGGACGTGGTATCCAGCGACCGGCACACCGTGAAGCCGTGGTTTGCGGGCAAGCTGCCGTTCACGTTTGATTTGCCGGAGTTGACGGGAACGCCGTTCACCCTGGCCGGCGGGCGGATGGTGTATCTCGACAGCGAGCCCGGCGCGCACCTTATTTATGACGTGCGGAAGCATCACCTGTCGGTGTTTGTCTTGCAGGACCGCGGCGATTTCGCGCGGCTGTTGCCGTCGTCAGCAAAGGCGTGGCGCTCGCGTGCTTTCAATGTCGAGACGTGGAACCGCGCTGGGCTGCAGTTTTTCGTGGTCAGCGATGCGGCGCCGGAAGACGTGAGCGCCCTGGCGGAGTTGCTGAAGCGGGCGAATTAG
- a CDS encoding sigma-70 family RNA polymerase sigma factor produces the protein MWDSGNNAEFEALALPLFDSLYNFAHWLAQDRHQAEDLVQETYAKALKGFGSFRPGTNFRAWIFKILRNTFLTSRSGLSGAHTEPLEPGDEDRVLPVSSHTPETLVITQDLGEALQQAIEALPVPFREVLLLADVEEMSYQEISETLSIPIGTVMSRLARARKSARQKLMESGYEQKKGTAAR, from the coding sequence TTGTGGGATAGCGGCAACAACGCGGAATTCGAAGCGCTGGCCCTGCCACTGTTCGATTCGCTCTATAACTTCGCGCACTGGCTGGCGCAGGACCGGCACCAGGCCGAGGACCTTGTCCAGGAAACTTACGCCAAGGCTCTGAAGGGCTTCGGCTCGTTCCGGCCGGGCACGAACTTTCGCGCCTGGATATTCAAGATCCTGCGCAATACGTTCCTGACCTCGCGTAGCGGGCTGAGCGGCGCGCATACCGAGCCGTTGGAACCCGGGGACGAGGACCGGGTGCTGCCGGTTTCGTCGCATACGCCGGAGACGCTGGTGATCACCCAGGACCTCGGCGAGGCGTTGCAGCAGGCGATCGAAGCCCTGCCGGTGCCGTTCCGCGAAGTGCTGTTGCTGGCCGACGTGGAGGAAATGTCGTACCAGGAAATTTCCGAGACGTTGTCCATTCCCATCGGGACGGTGATGTCGCGGCTGGCCCGCGCGCGCAAGTCGGCGCGGCAGAAACTGATGGAGTCCGGCTATGAACAGAAGAAGGGAACAGCGGCGCGATAG
- a CDS encoding metallophosphoesterase: MTDFDRRSFLKISGAALGIGVLYQVAPLASAEASETFRLLGRHSGEAVTPFSFIQLSDAHVGFNGPPDPLGTKAFERAVEMVNVLPHQPDLVLFTGDLTHDSEDKDVHAKRMANFRDIAGRLKAKKLMCVPGEHDAGLDGGALFRDNFGPSNYSFDHRGVHFIALDNVSRAKPEVGPEQLAWLKKDLARFSKSAPIVVFTHRPLFDLKPEWEWFTIDGDDVMNALAGYENVTVLYGHIHRDDEHHEGHAHHYAARSLIFAFPEPTAPAKKPYPFDKDQPFKRLGIRVVSAAPKQPIAVQDVELTLREYSGLNGIQQILKTPTL; this comes from the coding sequence ATGACCGACTTCGACCGCCGCTCGTTCCTGAAGATTTCCGGCGCCGCCCTGGGCATCGGCGTGCTGTACCAGGTTGCGCCGCTGGCCTCCGCCGAAGCCTCCGAGACCTTTCGCCTGCTGGGACGCCACAGCGGCGAAGCGGTTACACCGTTTTCCTTCATTCAACTCAGCGACGCGCATGTCGGCTTCAATGGCCCTCCCGACCCGCTGGGCACCAAGGCCTTCGAGCGCGCCGTGGAAATGGTCAACGTGCTGCCGCATCAGCCTGATCTGGTCCTGTTCACCGGCGACTTGACCCACGACAGCGAGGACAAGGACGTCCACGCCAAGCGCATGGCAAATTTTCGCGATATCGCCGGCCGCCTCAAGGCGAAGAAGTTGATGTGCGTGCCCGGCGAACACGACGCTGGTCTGGATGGCGGCGCGCTGTTCCGCGACAACTTCGGTCCCAGCAACTACTCCTTCGACCATCGCGGCGTGCACTTCATCGCCCTCGACAACGTCTCCCGCGCCAAGCCCGAGGTCGGCCCCGAGCAGCTTGCCTGGCTGAAGAAAGACCTGGCGCGCTTCTCCAAGTCGGCGCCCATCGTGGTCTTCACCCACCGCCCGCTGTTCGACCTCAAGCCGGAGTGGGAATGGTTCACCATCGACGGCGACGACGTCATGAACGCGCTCGCCGGCTACGAAAACGTCACCGTGCTCTACGGGCACATCCACCGCGACGACGAGCACCATGAAGGTCACGCGCACCACTACGCCGCGCGCTCGCTCATCTTCGCGTTTCCTGAGCCCACGGCTCCGGCGAAGAAGCCCTACCCGTTCGACAAGGACCAGCCATTCAAGCGTCTCGGAATCCGCGTGGTCAGCGCCGCGCCCAAGCAGCCCATCGCGGTGCAGGACGTGGAACTCACGCTGCGCGAATACTCCGGACTGAACGGCATCCAGCAAATTTTGAAGACACCCACGCTATAG
- a CDS encoding cupredoxin domain-containing protein: MRLPHRRITLAVLLVLGVVALVPHRTRAQDPKVINITAKRFEFSPNQITLKKGEPVKLLLTSADVVHGFFLKPLKIDEIIQPGKTTEVNLTPQTAGTYLLICDHFCGVNHAAMNMKVIVE; this comes from the coding sequence ATGCGTTTGCCACATCGCCGAATCACGCTCGCCGTGCTGCTCGTTCTCGGTGTCGTCGCGCTCGTTCCACATCGCACGCGCGCGCAGGATCCGAAGGTCATCAACATCACCGCCAAGCGCTTCGAATTCAGCCCCAATCAGATCACGCTCAAGAAGGGCGAGCCGGTGAAGCTGCTGCTGACCTCCGCCGACGTCGTCCACGGCTTCTTTCTGAAGCCGCTGAAGATTGATGAGATCATCCAGCCCGGCAAGACCACCGAAGTGAACCTGACGCCGCAGACTGCGGGCACCTACCTGCTGATCTGCGACCACTTCTGCGGCGTCAACCATGCCGCCATGAACATGAAGGTTATCGTGGAGTGA
- a CDS encoding cytochrome c encodes MAVASLLALAACRVSPPGRTETAVMTTIKRWVTVGGTKKQNPLPATAENIHRGQQVFSSYCAACHGLDGQATGVPFAAAMSPPIPELNSPSVQAYTDGQLKWVITNGLSPSGMPAAKGILRDEEVWAIVTYLRHLPAKGSLGEPAMYSGDPGGKR; translated from the coding sequence ATGGCGGTTGCTTCCCTGCTGGCACTGGCGGCCTGCCGCGTCAGCCCGCCGGGACGCACCGAAACCGCGGTGATGACCACCATCAAGCGTTGGGTGACCGTGGGCGGAACCAAGAAGCAGAATCCCCTGCCGGCGACGGCGGAGAACATCCATCGCGGCCAGCAGGTTTTCTCCTCCTACTGCGCCGCCTGCCACGGACTTGATGGCCAGGCGACGGGGGTGCCGTTCGCCGCCGCCATGTCGCCGCCCATCCCGGAATTGAATTCTCCCTCGGTGCAGGCCTATACCGACGGGCAGCTCAAGTGGGTCATCACCAACGGGCTTAGCCCGTCGGGCATGCCCGCGGCCAAGGGCATCCTGCGCGACGAGGAGGTGTGGGCCATCGTCACCTACCTGCGCCACCTTCCCGCCAAGGGCAGCCTGGGCGAACCCGCCATGTACAGCGGCGACCCAGGCGGAAAGCGTTAA
- a CDS encoding ABC transporter ATP-binding protein/permease, producing MVKELRPLFPYMKKYRRGFVWGGITVLLNNGIWILGPLVIRGAVNDLQGWHDGKLAADVMAHKLLIWALRLVAVIAAKGVFQFLTRWIMIGISRDIEFDLRNDLFRHLEQLSYSYYQRMRTGDIMARATNDLNAVRNLLGPGIMYTANTLVLSVFALAIMISISPKLTLYTYAPLPIISIVVQYFGRRIHERFERIQASFADISARAQENFSGARIIRAFAQEDAEIASFETANKEYIRRSLKLVRLMGMLWPTLELLLGMAVVLVLWLGGREVLLGQTRIDLVSILGTKTTLSLSGSMTVGDFVAFNTYMVQLTWPVIALGWVINLFQRGTASMVRIQEMFEQKPEVADVSVVHGDGARSPASAPSIRGELEFRHLSFSYNGTQVLRDINLKIPAGSSLAIVGPTGSGKSTLVSLIPRVYDAPEGAILLDGRPIREFPLEGLRRSIGFVPQETFLFSDTVRENIAFGVETSTDTQIMEAAEGANIARDIAAFPEKYGTMVGERGITLSGGQKQRTAIARALVRDPRIMVLDDALSSVDTYTEEKILNHLREVMHGRTTIFISHRVSTVRSADRIAVLFDGRIVELGTHDELLALNGYYTGLYNKQLLEEELETV from the coding sequence ATGGTGAAGGAACTCCGACCGCTGTTTCCGTACATGAAGAAGTACCGCCGCGGTTTTGTCTGGGGCGGGATCACGGTGTTGCTCAACAACGGCATCTGGATCCTGGGCCCACTGGTCATCCGCGGCGCGGTAAACGACCTGCAGGGCTGGCACGACGGCAAGCTGGCCGCCGATGTCATGGCGCACAAGTTGCTGATCTGGGCGTTGCGGCTGGTGGCCGTCATCGCCGCGAAGGGCGTGTTCCAGTTCCTGACCCGCTGGATCATGATCGGCATCTCGCGCGACATCGAATTTGACCTGCGTAACGATCTCTTCCGCCACCTGGAACAACTTTCCTACTCCTATTACCAGCGCATGCGGACCGGCGACATTATGGCGCGCGCCACCAACGATCTGAACGCGGTGCGCAACCTGCTCGGTCCCGGCATCATGTACACCGCCAATACCCTGGTGCTGAGCGTCTTCGCGCTCGCCATCATGATCAGCATCAGCCCCAAGCTGACGCTCTACACCTACGCGCCCCTTCCCATCATCAGCATCGTGGTGCAGTACTTCGGCCGGCGGATTCATGAGCGCTTCGAAAGAATCCAGGCCAGCTTTGCCGATATCTCTGCGCGGGCGCAGGAGAATTTTTCCGGCGCGCGCATCATCCGCGCCTTTGCCCAGGAAGACGCCGAGATCGCCAGTTTCGAGACCGCCAATAAGGAATACATTCGCCGCAGCCTGAAGCTGGTGCGGCTGATGGGCATGCTGTGGCCGACCCTGGAATTGCTTCTTGGAATGGCGGTGGTGCTGGTGCTCTGGCTGGGCGGGCGCGAGGTGCTGCTGGGACAAACGCGAATCGACCTGGTCTCAATCCTGGGGACCAAGACGACTCTATCGCTGTCTGGCAGCATGACGGTCGGTGATTTCGTTGCGTTTAACACATACATGGTGCAGCTCACCTGGCCGGTCATCGCGCTGGGTTGGGTGATTAACCTCTTCCAGCGCGGCACCGCTTCCATGGTGCGTATCCAGGAGATGTTTGAGCAGAAGCCGGAAGTCGCGGACGTCTCCGTCGTCCATGGCGATGGAGCGCGCTCGCCCGCGAGCGCGCCTTCCATCCGCGGCGAGCTCGAATTCCGCCATCTGAGCTTCAGCTACAACGGAACGCAAGTGCTGAGAGACATCAACCTCAAGATTCCCGCCGGCAGCAGCCTGGCCATCGTCGGCCCGACGGGCTCGGGAAAATCCACTCTGGTGAGCCTGATCCCTCGCGTGTATGACGCGCCCGAAGGCGCCATCCTGCTGGACGGCCGGCCCATCCGCGAATTCCCGCTCGAGGGGTTACGCCGCAGCATCGGCTTCGTGCCCCAGGAAACGTTTCTCTTCAGCGACACGGTGCGGGAGAACATCGCTTTCGGGGTGGAGACTTCCACCGACACGCAGATCATGGAGGCTGCGGAGGGCGCCAACATCGCACGCGACATCGCCGCCTTCCCGGAGAAGTACGGCACCATGGTCGGCGAGCGCGGCATCACCTTGTCAGGCGGCCAGAAGCAGCGCACCGCGATCGCCCGCGCCCTGGTCCGCGATCCGCGCATCATGGTGCTCGACGACGCGCTCTCCAGCGTGGATACCTACACCGAAGAAAAAATCCTCAACCACCTGCGCGAAGTGATGCATGGCCGCACCACCATCTTCATCTCGCACCGCGTCTCCACCGTGCGCAGTGCGGACCGCATCGCGGTCTTGTTCGATGGCCGCATTGTTGAGCTGGGCACGCATGACGAGCTGCTCGCCCTCAACGGCTACTACACCGGCCTGTACAACAAGCAACTGCTCGAAGAGGAGCTGGAGACGGTGTAG
- a CDS encoding methyltransferase domain-containing protein, producing the protein MKRVVTPELLDSDAATPAEVQQTLADLRRINRWFGGISTTRRMLEQVVARLGKRSSAPTELTLLDVGAGSGDVSLSAARQIRPPAQIRVTLMDRMPAHLPRNGTGTVAGDALALPFLDGSFDLVTCSLLIHHLEREQIVHFVNQALRVARVAVLLNDLRREPLHLALMYAGYPLFARLTLHDGIASVRRAYTPQELKSILGNTQAAAVEMGNRYLYRMGIIVWKDVR; encoded by the coding sequence ATGAAGCGCGTGGTCACCCCGGAACTGCTGGATAGCGATGCGGCGACGCCGGCCGAAGTCCAGCAAACGCTCGCCGACTTGCGGCGCATCAACCGCTGGTTCGGCGGCATCAGCACCACCCGGCGCATGCTGGAGCAGGTGGTTGCGCGCCTTGGAAAACGCTCTTCTGCCCCCACCGAACTTACCCTGCTCGACGTCGGCGCCGGTTCCGGCGATGTCTCTTTGTCCGCGGCCCGTCAAATCCGGCCGCCAGCCCAGATCAGAGTCACCCTCATGGACCGCATGCCGGCACACCTGCCGCGCAACGGTACCGGTACGGTCGCCGGCGATGCCCTGGCGCTGCCATTCCTCGACGGCAGCTTCGACCTGGTGACCTGTTCCCTGCTGATCCATCACCTCGAGCGCGAGCAAATCGTGCATTTCGTCAACCAAGCGCTGCGCGTCGCGCGCGTCGCCGTTTTGCTGAATGACCTCCGCCGCGAGCCTCTCCACCTCGCCCTCATGTACGCCGGTTATCCTCTGTTTGCCCGCCTGACGCTGCACGACGGCATCGCCTCCGTGCGCCGCGCCTACACGCCGCAAGAGCTGAAATCAATCCTTGGGAATACCCAAGCCGCTGCCGTCGAGATGGGAAACCGCTATCTCTACCGCATGGGAATTATTGTGTGGAAGGATGTGCGGTGA
- a CDS encoding class I SAM-dependent methyltransferase, whose protein sequence is MGSVTHNLFRFFRSGAAGNGPNQQPSAARVNRRSSGLNEFSKSIAGQEGLCILDLGCTSATNISRFTGMGHKVCTEDLLDAAYDPLLLMTGADGKRTVDVPRFLRDSLAYQGKIFDAVLAWDVPDYLPEPLVKPVVERLCALMKPGGILLAFFHTRDAGPDAPHYRYHIASNDMLQLQATPRNGPTVFRLQRVFNNRHIENLFREFASLKFFLARDNVREVIVVR, encoded by the coding sequence ATGGGTTCGGTGACGCACAATCTGTTTCGATTTTTCCGCAGTGGCGCCGCCGGGAATGGACCCAACCAGCAGCCGTCGGCCGCGCGCGTCAACCGCCGCTCCAGCGGGCTCAACGAGTTTTCCAAGTCCATTGCCGGCCAGGAAGGGCTGTGCATCCTCGACCTGGGGTGCACCTCGGCGACCAACATTTCGCGCTTCACCGGGATGGGTCACAAGGTTTGCACCGAAGACCTGCTCGACGCGGCCTACGATCCCCTGTTGCTCATGACCGGAGCAGACGGAAAGAGAACCGTCGACGTGCCGCGTTTCCTGCGCGACAGCCTGGCCTACCAGGGAAAGATTTTCGATGCCGTGTTGGCCTGGGATGTCCCCGACTATCTTCCGGAGCCGCTGGTAAAGCCGGTGGTGGAACGTCTGTGCGCGCTGATGAAGCCAGGCGGCATCCTGCTGGCGTTTTTCCACACCCGCGATGCCGGACCCGACGCGCCGCATTACCGCTATCACATCGCCAGCAACGACATGCTGCAATTGCAGGCGACCCCGCGCAACGGCCCGACCGTATTCCGCTTGCAGCGGGTGTTCAACAACCGCCACATCGAAAATCTTTTCCGCGAATTCGCCTCGCTGAAGTTCTTCCTGGCGCGAGACAACGTGCGGGAAGTGATTGTGGTCCGCTAG
- a CDS encoding polymer-forming cytoskeletal protein, with product MWKSRKEDEIPASTPSVFSSKEVRPVETPKPVNEFRSEVAHIGKSVLVKGELSGSEDLYLDGEVEGSVELRGHNLTVGPNGRVRAHIRAKDAVVHGKVDGNINADRVELKKSAIHVGNIVTRRVIIEEGAFFKGSIDVQREQKPEPKPAVTVPAVSSSPVAPASAPAAQASLLEPKR from the coding sequence ATGTGGAAATCACGCAAAGAGGATGAGATTCCCGCCTCAACGCCTAGCGTCTTCAGCTCCAAGGAGGTCCGTCCCGTGGAAACGCCAAAACCTGTAAACGAATTCCGCTCCGAAGTTGCGCACATCGGCAAATCTGTGCTGGTGAAAGGTGAACTGTCCGGCAGCGAAGACCTGTACCTGGACGGCGAGGTGGAGGGCAGCGTCGAGTTGCGCGGTCACAACCTGACGGTGGGGCCGAATGGCCGCGTGCGCGCGCACATCCGGGCCAAGGACGCGGTGGTCCACGGCAAGGTGGACGGAAACATTAATGCCGACCGTGTGGAGCTGAAGAAATCGGCCATCCACGTCGGTAATATCGTCACCCGGCGGGTCATCATCGAGGAAGGCGCGTTTTTCAAGGGTTCCATCGACGTTCAGCGGGAGCAAAAGCCGGAGCCAAAGCCGGCGGTGACCGTGCCGGCCGTGTCCAGTTCCCCGGTGGCACCGGCGAGCGCGCCGGCGGCGCAAGCGTCGCTGTTGGAGCCGAAAAGGTAA